From one Streptomyces sp. N50 genomic stretch:
- the dnaJ gene encoding molecular chaperone DnaJ has protein sequence MATDYYAVLGVRRDASQDEIKKAFRRLARELHPDVNPDPKTQERFKEINAAYEVLSDPQKKQVYDLGGDPLSQAGGAGAGFGAGGFGNFSDIMDAFFGTASQRGPRSRTRRGQDAMIRLEIELDEAAFGTTKDIQVDTAVVCNTCNGEGAAPGTSAQTCDMCRGRGEVSQVTRSFLGQVMTSRPCPQCQGFGTVVPTPCPECAGDGRVRSRRTLTVKIPAGVDNGTRIQLAGEGEVGPGGGPAGDLYVEIHELPHAMFQRRGDDLHCTVTLPMTAAALGTKVPLETLDGMEEVDIRPGTQSGQSIPLHTRGITHLRGGGRGDLIVHVEVTTPTKLDVEQERLLRELAKLRGEERPMGTFQPGQQGLFSRLKDAFNGR, from the coding sequence GTGGCCACGGACTACTACGCCGTTCTCGGCGTGCGTCGCGACGCGTCGCAGGATGAGATCAAGAAGGCCTTCCGTAGGCTCGCGCGCGAGCTGCACCCGGACGTGAATCCGGATCCGAAGACCCAGGAGCGGTTCAAGGAGATCAACGCCGCTTACGAGGTGCTCTCGGACCCGCAGAAGAAGCAGGTCTACGACCTCGGCGGCGACCCCCTCTCGCAGGCGGGCGGCGCGGGCGCGGGCTTCGGAGCCGGTGGCTTCGGGAACTTCTCGGACATCATGGACGCGTTCTTCGGCACGGCGTCGCAGCGCGGACCGCGCTCGCGCACCCGCCGCGGCCAGGACGCCATGATCCGGCTGGAGATCGAGCTCGACGAGGCGGCCTTCGGCACCACGAAGGACATCCAGGTCGACACGGCCGTCGTCTGCAACACCTGCAACGGCGAGGGCGCGGCCCCCGGCACCTCCGCGCAGACCTGTGACATGTGTCGCGGTCGCGGTGAGGTCTCGCAGGTGACCCGGTCCTTCCTGGGCCAGGTCATGACGTCCCGCCCCTGCCCCCAGTGCCAGGGCTTCGGCACGGTCGTGCCGACGCCGTGCCCGGAGTGCGCCGGTGACGGCCGCGTCCGCTCGCGGCGCACGCTCACGGTCAAGATCCCGGCGGGTGTGGACAACGGCACACGGATCCAGCTCGCGGGCGAGGGCGAGGTCGGCCCCGGCGGCGGCCCCGCCGGTGACCTGTACGTCGAGATCCACGAGCTGCCGCACGCGATGTTCCAGCGCCGCGGCGACGACCTGCACTGCACGGTCACCCTCCCGATGACGGCGGCGGCCCTCGGCACGAAGGTGCCGCTGGAGACGCTCGACGGCATGGAGGAGGTCGACATCCGCCCGGGCACCCAGTCCGGCCAGTCGATCCCGCTGCACACCCGGGGCATCACGCATCTGCGCGGCGGCGGCCGGGGCGACCTCATCGTGCACGTCGAGGTCACCACCCCGACCAAGCTGGACGTCGAGCAGGAGCGTCTGCTCCGCGAACTGGCCAAGCTGCGCGGCGAGGAGCGCCCCATGGGGACGTTCCAGCCGGGTCAGCAGGGGCTGTTCTCGCGCCTCAAGGACGCTTTCAACGGTCGCTGA
- the hrcA gene encoding heat-inducible transcriptional repressor HrcA, with translation MLSERRLQVLRAIVQDYVGTEEPVGSKALTERHSLGVSPATVRNDMAALEDEGYIAQPHTSAGRIPTDKGYRLFVDKLAGVKPMTGPERKAIQNFLDGAVDLDDVVGRTVRLLAQLTRQVAVVQYPSLTRSTVRHVELLSLAPARVMLVLITDTGRVEQRMVDCPAPFGESSLADLRARLNSRVAARRFADVPLLVQDLPEAFEAEDRGTVATVLSTLLETLVEETEERLMIGGTANLTRFGHDFPLTIRPILEALEEQVVLLKLLGEAGDSGMTVRIGHENAYEGLNSTSVVSVGYGSGGEAVAKLGVVGPTRMDYPGTMGAVRAVARYVGQILAES, from the coding sequence ATGCTCAGCGAACGCAGGCTTCAGGTGCTGCGCGCCATCGTCCAGGACTATGTCGGCACCGAGGAGCCGGTCGGGTCCAAGGCGCTCACCGAGCGGCACAGCCTCGGCGTCTCCCCGGCGACCGTGCGCAACGACATGGCGGCCCTGGAGGACGAGGGCTACATCGCCCAGCCGCACACCAGCGCCGGGCGGATCCCGACGGACAAGGGCTACCGGCTCTTCGTCGACAAGCTCGCCGGCGTCAAGCCGATGACCGGCCCCGAGCGCAAGGCCATCCAGAACTTCCTGGACGGCGCGGTCGATCTCGACGACGTCGTCGGCCGTACGGTACGGCTGCTCGCGCAGCTCACCCGGCAGGTCGCTGTCGTGCAGTACCCGTCCCTGACCCGCTCGACCGTCCGCCACGTGGAGCTGCTGTCGCTGGCCCCCGCGCGCGTGATGCTCGTGCTGATCACCGACACCGGGCGGGTCGAGCAGCGCATGGTCGACTGCCCGGCGCCCTTCGGGGAGAGCTCGCTCGCGGATCTACGCGCGCGGCTCAACAGCCGGGTCGCGGCCCGCCGCTTCGCGGACGTCCCGCTGCTCGTGCAGGACCTGCCGGAGGCCTTCGAGGCCGAGGACCGCGGCACGGTCGCGACGGTGCTCTCCACCCTCCTGGAGACCCTCGTCGAGGAGACCGAGGAGCGATTGATGATCGGCGGCACCGCCAATCTCACCCGCTTCGGACATGACTTTCCCCTCACCATCCGCCCCATCCTGGAAGCTCTGGAGGAGCAGGTCGTCCTCCTCAAGTTGCTTGGTGAGGCGGGGGATTCGGGCATGACCGTACGGATCGGTCATGAGAACGCCTACGAGGGACTCAACTCCACGTCGGTGGTGTCGGTCGGCTACGGTTCGGGCGGCGAGGCAGTCGCCAAGCTAGGCGTGGTCGGACCGACCCGCATGGATTACCCGGGAACGATGGGAGCGGTACGCGCAGTGGCACGGTACGTCGGACAGATCCTGGCGGAGTCCTAA
- a CDS encoding MBL fold metallo-hydrolase, which yields MTVTWEEAGWERLAAGVGRCRLPGWDCTVGLVVGAGSALLIDAGSSLAEGARLRTQARALAGHAVTHLALTHAHFDHVFGAAEFADAEVYGAVGVERVLTDEREDLRADAVENGLHARVADEAVAALAYPRHLVSAESTLPLGDDRQVRLANVGPGHTAHDLAVLVPGSRPIVFCGDLVEESGEPQAGPDAVPALWPAALDRLLSLGGEDALYVPGHGAVVDAGFVRAQRDALATRFGVS from the coding sequence ATGACGGTGACTTGGGAAGAGGCGGGGTGGGAGCGGCTCGCGGCCGGGGTGGGCCGGTGCCGCCTGCCTGGCTGGGACTGCACGGTCGGGCTGGTCGTGGGGGCGGGCTCGGCGCTGCTGATCGACGCGGGGTCGAGCCTGGCGGAGGGCGCGCGGTTGCGTACACAGGCGCGGGCGCTCGCCGGTCACGCTGTGACCCATCTCGCCCTCACCCACGCCCATTTCGACCATGTCTTCGGGGCGGCGGAGTTCGCGGACGCGGAGGTGTACGGCGCGGTGGGCGTGGAGCGCGTGCTCACGGACGAGCGGGAGGACCTGCGTGCGGACGCGGTCGAAAACGGGCTCCACGCACGCGTGGCCGACGAGGCCGTAGCCGCTCTGGCGTACCCGCGTCACCTGGTGTCGGCCGAGTCGACGCTCCCCCTGGGCGACGACCGGCAGGTCAGGCTCGCGAACGTCGGCCCCGGACACACGGCCCACGACCTGGCGGTCCTGGTCCCCGGCTCCCGCCCGATCGTCTTCTGCGGCGACCTGGTCGAGGAGTCAGGCGAACCGCAGGCGGGCCCGGATGCGGTTCCGGCGCTCTGGCCTGCGGCGCTCGACCGGCTCCTCTCCCTGGGCGGGGAGGACGCGCTGTACGTGCCCGGTCACGGAGCGGTGGTGGACGCGGGGTTCGTGCGGGCCCAACGGGACGCGTTGGCAACGCGTTTCGGCGTGTCGTGA
- a CDS encoding DUF3097 domain-containing protein: MRQYSADLTPPWKKPKPAPEVPAEAGLVVEEPGTGFCGAVIRCEAGTVTLEDRFGKHRVFPMEPRGFLLEGRVVTLVRPSSPSALRPTRTASGSVAVPGARARVARAGRIYVEGRHDAELVERVWGDDLRIEGVVVEYLEGVDDLPSIVAEFDPGPDARLGILVDHLVPGTKEWRIAQSVTSEHALVVGHPYIDIWEAVKPSSVGITAWPRVPHGQDWKTGVCRALGWPENTGAVWQAILAKVTSYKDLEPELLGRVEELIDFVTGSGEA; the protein is encoded by the coding sequence ATGCGCCAGTACTCCGCCGACCTGACCCCACCGTGGAAGAAGCCCAAGCCGGCCCCCGAGGTCCCCGCGGAGGCGGGCCTGGTGGTCGAGGAGCCGGGCACCGGTTTCTGCGGCGCGGTGATCCGCTGCGAAGCCGGAACGGTCACCCTGGAGGACCGCTTCGGCAAACACCGGGTGTTCCCGATGGAACCGAGGGGCTTCCTGCTGGAGGGCCGCGTGGTGACCCTGGTCAGGCCCTCGTCGCCGAGTGCGCTACGGCCCACCCGTACGGCTTCCGGTTCGGTAGCCGTCCCGGGTGCACGCGCGCGTGTGGCTCGCGCCGGGCGGATCTACGTGGAGGGGCGGCACGACGCCGAGCTCGTCGAGCGGGTGTGGGGCGACGACCTGCGTATCGAGGGCGTGGTGGTCGAGTACCTGGAGGGCGTCGACGACCTCCCGTCGATCGTCGCGGAGTTCGATCCCGGCCCGGACGCGCGGCTGGGCATCCTGGTGGACCACTTGGTGCCGGGCACCAAGGAGTGGCGCATCGCCCAGTCGGTCACGAGTGAGCACGCGTTGGTCGTCGGCCATCCCTACATCGACATCTGGGAGGCCGTGAAACCGTCCTCCGTGGGCATCACCGCGTGGCCTCGCGTCCCGCACGGGCAGGACTGGAAGACAGGGGTGTGCCGGGCGCTGGGTTGGCCGGAAAACACCGGTGCGGTGTGGCAGGCGATTCTGGCCAAGGTCACGTCTTACAAGGATCTTGAGCCGGAACTGCTGGGACGGGTGGAGGAGTTGATCGACTTCGTCACGGGTAGCGGTGAGGCGTGA
- a CDS encoding Uma2 family endonuclease, whose amino-acid sequence MSDRRITKYFAEFEPPESTRAELLRGEIVLTTSPDLVHNAIVETVQDQIPRSDWRRLQAQRVAIPDEPSEPQPDLVVIERGTGPDRGRLMPAEAAMLLVEVVATNSVHRDYSVKRSIYAAASVPGYLIIDPVMAQCVLFTEPTGTGEDADYRCRRITKFGDVTPLEPIGVELDTGEFATYENVTPHRYP is encoded by the coding sequence GTGAGCGACCGGCGAATCACCAAGTACTTTGCGGAGTTCGAGCCCCCTGAGAGCACGAGGGCCGAACTCCTCCGAGGGGAGATCGTGCTGACGACCAGCCCTGACCTGGTGCACAACGCGATCGTGGAGACGGTTCAGGACCAGATCCCCAGGAGCGACTGGAGACGGCTTCAAGCGCAGCGCGTGGCGATCCCCGACGAGCCCAGTGAGCCGCAGCCGGACCTTGTGGTGATCGAGCGCGGTACCGGCCCCGATCGCGGAAGGCTGATGCCCGCCGAGGCCGCCATGCTGCTGGTCGAGGTCGTCGCCACCAATAGCGTCCATCGTGACTACAGCGTCAAGCGCTCGATCTACGCGGCGGCCAGCGTGCCCGGGTACTTGATCATCGACCCGGTCATGGCCCAGTGCGTCCTGTTCACCGAGCCGACGGGCACGGGTGAGGACGCGGACTACCGGTGCCGGCGGATCACCAAGTTCGGCGACGTCACACCGTTGGAGCCCATTGGTGTCGAACTGGACACCGGCGAATTCGCCACCTACGAGAACGTCACGCCTCACCGCTACCCGTGA
- the hemW gene encoding radical SAM family heme chaperone HemW, producing the protein MPSALPDGDPVPEDGSLPAQALAGAADRPLGFYLHVPYCATRCGYCDFNTYTATELRGTGGVLASRDNYADTLIDEVRLARKVLGDDPRQVRTVFVGGGTPTLLAAGDLVRMLGAIRDEFGLAPDAEITTEANPESVDPAYLAALRDGGFNRVSFGMQSAKQHVLKVLDRTHTPGRPEACVAEARAAGFDHVNLDLIYGTPGETDDDWRASLDSALGAGPDHISAYALIVEEGTQLARRIRRGEVPMTDDDVHADRYLIADEVMSAAGFDWYEVSNWATSNSGRCLHNELYWRGADWWGAGPGAHSHVGGVRWWNVKHPGAYAGALAAGRSPGAGREILSAEDRRVERILLELRLREGAPLDLLRPEGLAASRRALGEGLLEAGPYNEGRAVLTLRGRLLADAVVRDLVD; encoded by the coding sequence ATGCCTTCCGCACTCCCCGACGGCGATCCCGTCCCCGAAGACGGCTCCCTGCCCGCACAGGCGCTCGCCGGGGCCGCCGACCGCCCCCTCGGGTTCTACCTGCACGTCCCGTACTGCGCGACCCGCTGCGGCTACTGCGACTTCAACACCTACACGGCGACCGAGCTGCGCGGCACGGGCGGAGTGCTGGCCTCCCGCGACAACTACGCGGACACCCTGATCGACGAGGTCCGCCTGGCCCGCAAGGTCCTCGGCGACGACCCCCGCCAGGTCCGCACGGTCTTCGTCGGCGGCGGCACGCCCACGCTGCTCGCGGCGGGCGATCTCGTCCGGATGCTGGGCGCGATCCGGGACGAGTTCGGCCTGGCACCGGACGCGGAGATCACGACGGAGGCGAACCCGGAGTCGGTGGACCCCGCCTACCTCGCGGCCCTCCGCGACGGCGGCTTCAACCGCGTCTCCTTCGGCATGCAGAGCGCGAAACAGCACGTACTGAAGGTGCTGGACCGCACCCACACCCCCGGCCGCCCCGAGGCCTGCGTCGCGGAGGCCCGCGCGGCCGGCTTCGACCACGTCAACCTCGACCTGATCTACGGCACCCCCGGAGAGACGGACGACGACTGGCGCGCGTCCCTCGACTCCGCCCTCGGCGCCGGCCCCGACCACATCAGCGCCTACGCCCTGATCGTCGAGGAGGGCACCCAGCTCGCCCGCCGCATCCGCCGCGGCGAGGTCCCCATGACGGACGACGACGTCCACGCCGACCGCTACCTCATCGCCGACGAGGTCATGTCGGCGGCGGGCTTCGACTGGTACGAGGTGTCCAACTGGGCGACGTCGAATTCCGGCCGTTGTCTCCACAACGAGCTCTACTGGCGCGGCGCCGACTGGTGGGGCGCGGGCCCCGGAGCGCACTCGCACGTCGGCGGGGTCCGGTGGTGGAACGTGAAGCACCCGGGCGCGTACGCGGGCGCGCTGGCGGCGGGCCGCTCACCGGGCGCGGGCCGGGAGATCCTCTCCGCTGAGGACCGCCGGGTGGAACGGATCCTGCTGGAGCTGCGGCTCCGCGAGGGCGCCCCCCTGGACCTGCTCCGGCCGGAGGGGCTCGCGGCGTCGCGCCGGGCGCTGGGGGAGGGGCTGCTGGAGGCGGGGCCGTACAACGAGGGGCGTGCGGTGCTCACCCTGCGGGGGCGGTTGTTGGCGGATGCGGTGGTGCGGGACCTGGTGGACTGA
- a CDS encoding SpoIIE family protein phosphatase gives MGAIPTQRETTWRAPDAPAHHGADRRTTVRATLSGSPLAPGSARGLVRAALREWTELGLPGTEKLTDRLADDAMVVVSELVTNAVVHAGTDVELVCRLEETDSIVVEVADHHPSRAPRDNSAEPAYETPEFGRGLRLVSTLAEAWGVTYRTGVKTVWARLPAEGTAAAEELETYAGERGLRVAEILAPEPQRAERDRDWLGRGALSFLAEASDLLAGQLDEDLVAALAGQLIVPRLADWCAVWLEDEAMGRGGGWGEGTSAGPRLARVWHGSENRIEELRAALEKDPPRPPDTLRPVSYPWPADALGPHGTHGAALSYRLIAGGRPLGTLVIGRSGLPRFPDEVTGLVEDLSRRVALAIGAARQYARQATISRVLQRGLLPGAVAEIPGVHSALVYEPCDKGGPSGDFYDLFPAGDGRWCFALGDVQGKGPEAAVVIGLARPWLRLLAREGYGVADVLDRLNQLLLDDATEAADAAAHALVAAGGMPGPVGDGPRFLSLLYGELVPFDGGVHCTLASAGHPLPLLLGPDGSVGTAARPQTLLGVIEDVTYTSETFELRPGDSLLCVTDGVTERRSGSVQFDDGDGLATALAGCAGLSAELIAERIKRLVHEFGGRPPEDDMALLVLQAE, from the coding sequence ATGGGGGCCATACCGACGCAACGGGAGACCACCTGGCGTGCTCCCGATGCGCCCGCGCACCACGGCGCGGACCGGCGTACGACGGTGCGCGCCACGCTCTCCGGCAGCCCCCTCGCGCCCGGTTCCGCCCGCGGTCTGGTGCGCGCGGCGCTCCGCGAGTGGACCGAACTCGGCCTGCCCGGCACCGAGAAGCTCACCGACCGGCTGGCCGACGACGCGATGGTGGTCGTCAGCGAACTCGTCACCAACGCCGTCGTGCACGCGGGCACGGACGTCGAGCTGGTGTGCCGCCTTGAGGAGACCGACTCGATCGTCGTCGAGGTCGCCGACCACCACCCCTCCCGCGCCCCGCGCGACAACAGCGCCGAACCGGCTTACGAGACACCGGAGTTCGGCCGCGGCCTGCGCCTCGTCTCCACCCTCGCCGAGGCCTGGGGCGTCACCTACCGCACCGGCGTCAAGACGGTTTGGGCCCGGCTGCCCGCCGAAGGCACCGCAGCGGCCGAGGAGTTGGAGACGTACGCCGGTGAACGCGGCCTGCGCGTGGCCGAGATCCTCGCCCCCGAACCCCAACGCGCCGAACGCGACCGGGACTGGCTGGGCCGCGGCGCCCTCTCCTTCCTCGCCGAGGCCTCCGACCTCCTCGCCGGACAGCTCGACGAGGACCTCGTCGCCGCGCTCGCCGGACAGCTGATCGTGCCGCGGCTGGCCGACTGGTGCGCCGTATGGCTGGAGGACGAGGCGATGGGCCGCGGCGGCGGCTGGGGCGAGGGCACCAGCGCCGGGCCGCGCCTCGCCCGCGTCTGGCACGGCAGCGAGAACCGCATCGAGGAACTGCGCGCCGCCCTGGAGAAGGACCCGCCCCGCCCGCCGGACACCCTGCGGCCCGTGTCCTACCCCTGGCCCGCCGACGCGCTGGGCCCGCACGGCACCCACGGCGCGGCACTGTCGTACCGCCTCATCGCGGGCGGCCGCCCGCTCGGCACGCTCGTCATCGGCCGCTCGGGACTGCCGCGCTTCCCCGACGAGGTCACCGGCCTGGTCGAGGACCTCAGCCGCCGCGTCGCGCTCGCGATCGGCGCGGCCCGCCAGTACGCCCGCCAGGCCACCATCAGCCGCGTCCTCCAGCGCGGCCTGCTGCCCGGCGCCGTAGCCGAGATCCCTGGGGTACACAGCGCCCTCGTCTACGAACCCTGCGACAAGGGCGGCCCCAGCGGCGACTTCTACGACCTGTTCCCGGCCGGCGACGGCCGCTGGTGCTTCGCCCTCGGCGACGTCCAGGGCAAGGGCCCCGAGGCAGCCGTAGTGATCGGCCTCGCCCGCCCCTGGCTACGCCTCCTCGCCCGCGAGGGCTACGGCGTGGCCGACGTCCTCGACCGCCTCAACCAGCTCCTCCTCGACGACGCCACCGAGGCCGCCGACGCGGCCGCCCACGCGCTCGTGGCCGCGGGCGGCATGCCGGGCCCGGTCGGCGACGGCCCCCGCTTCCTCTCCCTCCTCTACGGCGAGCTGGTCCCCTTCGACGGCGGCGTCCACTGCACCCTCGCCTCCGCCGGACACCCGCTGCCGCTGCTCCTCGGCCCGGACGGCAGCGTCGGTACGGCGGCCCGCCCGCAGACCCTCCTCGGGGTCATCGAGGACGTGACGTACACCAGCGAGACCTTCGAACTCCGGCCCGGCGACAGCCTGTTGTGCGTCACGGACGGGGTGACCGAGCGGCGCTCCGGTTCGGTCCAGTTCGACGACGGCGACGGGCTGGCGACCGCGCTGGCCGGGTGCGCGGGGCTGAGCGCCGAGCTGATCGCGGAGCGGATCAAACGCCTGGTGCACGAGTTCGGCGGCCGCCCGCCGGAGGACGACATGGCGCTGCTGGTGCTCCAGGCCGAGTGA